A part of Penaeus chinensis breed Huanghai No. 1 chromosome 6, ASM1920278v2, whole genome shotgun sequence genomic DNA contains:
- the LOC125026649 gene encoding serum response factor homolog A-like: protein MPSRGFFSRAVHSSSSVKPGPASLPAARPQPLYAGPPLPASPPPKNGWWGVPPWLQRGSKGLPRHNSGPIPQVAPSGPASFPGSLPGTLPGALPGTLPARTSQHPYYLQQHKQQQLLDNKKQQKIQQKQQQQLLQQQPHPHGGGSHAGSRPHTPRGPHDPYVNNGPDNGPHSLPSTWPGPLHLREQQQQQQQQQQKHNHHLDHRLQPQLRPEEPPAEQHEQRHKQHQQPQQHQHPSDVPSVPGGVQLRNLVPLFSNAKSENM from the exons ATGCCCAGTCGGGGGTTCTTCTCGCGGGCGGTGCACTCCAGCAGCTCCGTGAAGCCCGGGCCAGCCTCTCTGCCCGCCGCCCGCCCCCAGCCGCTCTACGCCGGGCCCccgctccccgcctcccccccgccCAAGAACGGCTGGTGGGGGGTGCCGCCGTGGCTGCAGCGGGGCAGCAAGGGCCTCCCGCGCCACAACTCGGGCCCCATCCCGCAGGTGGCGCCGTCGGGCCCGGCCTCGTTCCCCGGCTCCCTTCCGGGCACTCTCCCCGGCGCCCTGCCCGGGACCCTGCCGGCGCGGACGTCGCAGCACCCCTACTACCTGCAGCAACACAAACAGCAGCAGCTGCTCGACAATAAGAAGCAGCAGAAGAtccagcagaagcagcagcagcagctcctCCAGCAGCAGCCGCATCCCCACGGGGGAGGGTCCCATGCGGGGTCCCGGCCCCACACCCCCCGTGGACCCCATGACCCTTACGTCAACAATGGCCCGGACAACGGTCCCCACTCGCTGCCCTCCACGTGGCCCGGGCCGCTGCACCTCAgggaacagcagcagcagcagcagcagcagcagcaaaagcacAACCACCACCTAGACCACAGGTTGCAGCCGCAGCTCCGGCCAGAGGAGCCTCCGGCCGAGCAGCATGAGCAGCGGCACAAGCAGCATCAGCAGCCTCAGCAGCACCAGCATCCGAGCGATGTCCCATCCGTCCCCGGAGGAGTCCAGCTGAGGAACCTG gttCCTTTGTTCAGTAATGCCAAGAGTGAGAACATGTAA